In Zonotrichia albicollis isolate bZonAlb1 chromosome 3, bZonAlb1.hap1, whole genome shotgun sequence, a single window of DNA contains:
- the CRLS1 gene encoding cardiolipin synthase (CMP-forming): MLAAAWLGRGSWGLLRGAAPRRPGGGARPLSGRPGSAAAAGNEARRGGGVSCVPACAGLPRLLRAPAAAWRLLSGGAAPPEPRQERGAAGPYAELYENPWTIPNILSMARMGLAPVLGYLIVEENFNVALGVFVLAGVTDLLDGFIARNWANQKSALGSALDPLADKILISVLYVSLTCANLIPVPLTSMIILRDAALIAAVFYVRYKTLSPPRTLSRYFNPCYATAQLKPTFISKMNTAVQLILVAASLAAPVFNYVDSVYLQTLWCITAFTTVTSGYSYYHYGRKTVQVIKNKWSGPGDQR, encoded by the exons ATGCTGGCCGCcgcctggctgggcaggggctcctGGGGGCTCCTCCGCGGCGCGGCGCCGAGGCGGCCGGGCGGCGGAGCGAGGCCTCTGAGCGGCCGGCCCGgctcggcggcggcggcgggaaaTGAGGcgcggcgcggcgggggcgtCTCGTGCGTGCCCGCCTGCGCGGGGCTCCCGCGCCTGCTGcgcgcgcccgccgccgcctgGCGCCTCCtgagcggcggggccgccccgcccgaGCCCCGGCAGGAgcgcggcgcggcggggcccTACGCCGAGCTG TATGAAAACCCCTGGACCATCCCAAATATCCTGTCCATGGCGAGAATGGGTCTGGCGCCAGTTTTGGGCTATTTGATTGTTGAAGAGAATTTCAACGTTGCCCTCGGTGTGTTTGTCCTGGCTGGCGTGACAGACCTG TTGGACGGATTTATTGCACGGAACTGGGCTAATCAGAAATCAGCACTGGGAAGTGCTCTCGATCCCCTGGCAGATAAAATCCTCATCAGTGTGCTCTATGTGAGCCTAACTTGTGCAAACCTTATCCCAG TTCCCCTGACTTCCATGATCATCCTGCGGGACGCAGCGCTCATTGCCGCCGTCTTTTACGTGCGATACAAAACTCTTTCTCCACCG AGAACCCTGAGTAGGTATTTTAACCCCTGTTATGCTACTGCACAATTAAAACCAACATTTATCAGCAAG aTGAACACAGCAGTTCAGCTGATTTTGGTGGCGGCTTCTCTAGCAGCACCTGTTTTCAATTATGTGGACAGCGTATACCTGCAAACATTATG GTGCATCACAGCTTTCACAACGGTGACATCTGGCTACAGCTATTACCACTATGGCAGGAAAACCGTCCAGGTGATCAAGAACAAGTGGAGTGGTCCAGGTGATCAAAGGTGA